A portion of the Limisphaera ngatamarikiensis genome contains these proteins:
- a CDS encoding DUF3568 family protein, with protein MRTVREANRWAAVTGALLLVALASSGCVALLVGGAAAAGAGTVAYVRGELQSTLDAPFDRAWTATVRALGDLGMPVTAQEKDGLSGRITARAAGDRKVTVQLRKVSGTATEVRIRVGTWGDEGASRQILEQIQHRL; from the coding sequence ATGAGAACGGTGCGTGAGGCAAATCGTTGGGCGGCCGTGACCGGTGCGCTGTTGTTGGTGGCGTTGGCATCGAGTGGTTGTGTGGCCTTGTTGGTGGGCGGGGCGGCGGCAGCCGGGGCCGGCACGGTGGCATATGTCCGGGGGGAGTTGCAATCCACGTTGGATGCACCGTTTGACCGAGCCTGGACGGCGACAGTCCGCGCGTTGGGAGATCTGGGGATGCCGGTGACAGCACAGGAAAAGGACGGGCTGTCGGGTCGGATTACCGCGCGTGCGGCTGGCGATCGGAAGGTGACGGTGCAATTGCGGAAAGTTAGCGGGACCGCCACCGAGGTTCGGATCCGGGTGGGCACGTGGGGTGACGAGGGAGCTTCGCGGCAGATTCTGGAGCAGATTCAGCACCGGCTGTGA
- a CDS encoding HEAT repeat domain-containing protein, with product MLQDWWLERCLGMRSVTARQRAVERLAGRNDPPALRLLARAARDMDPSVRRAAMSALGQAGSEVAVTILINGLHDPDEQVQETAVLALRRIGGPAAVAALARVLGHGRPRVQFRAAQALEALGWKPGGPAEEAAWAVARGEFDRAARLGSVALPLLGRRLREGEYAERLSVVRALAGSGDPEAGTLLMEALRDPDAAVRTAAAEGLGLRAHVAAVPALIRLLKDPMPQVRAAAAAALGQLRDSAAVEPLIAALEDSQWEVRVAALEALGRLGDRRAFASVAARLEDKEQEVREQAAETLGVVGDESVVEKLVLTLLDPHAGVRQAAARALHRIDPGWQRSPRVQSLLPTIQSALEHRDPGVQLAAASLIRQVTGLTPAELARQGSPMQQARRQQAAARALEMLSGDEDPAIRLAAVQALGRLGLTDSVPALEARLNDPNPWVAAGAREALQGCHAH from the coding sequence GTGCTGCAGGACTGGTGGTTGGAACGATGTCTCGGGATGCGATCGGTGACAGCCCGGCAACGGGCGGTGGAGCGCCTTGCCGGTCGCAACGACCCCCCGGCTTTGCGGTTGCTGGCCCGGGCGGCCCGGGACATGGACCCTTCGGTGCGCCGTGCGGCCATGAGCGCCTTGGGCCAGGCAGGCTCGGAAGTAGCCGTGACGATTCTTATCAACGGCCTTCACGACCCGGACGAACAGGTGCAGGAAACAGCGGTCCTGGCCCTGCGGCGGATCGGCGGCCCGGCGGCCGTGGCCGCGCTGGCCCGGGTGCTGGGGCATGGGCGCCCTCGCGTTCAGTTTCGCGCGGCCCAGGCATTGGAGGCGTTGGGGTGGAAGCCGGGCGGTCCGGCGGAGGAGGCTGCCTGGGCGGTGGCCCGGGGCGAATTTGATCGGGCGGCCCGGCTGGGATCGGTGGCGCTGCCACTGCTGGGACGGCGCCTGCGGGAAGGAGAATATGCCGAACGGCTTTCGGTGGTCCGGGCCCTGGCAGGGTCCGGGGATCCCGAGGCGGGTACGCTGTTGATGGAAGCCCTGCGCGATCCGGACGCCGCGGTGCGCACTGCGGCGGCCGAGGGGCTCGGATTGCGCGCTCATGTTGCGGCGGTGCCGGCCCTGATCCGCCTGCTCAAGGATCCCATGCCCCAGGTTCGGGCTGCTGCGGCGGCGGCGCTGGGGCAACTGCGGGACAGCGCTGCGGTGGAGCCCCTGATTGCAGCCCTGGAGGATTCGCAATGGGAGGTGCGGGTGGCAGCCCTGGAGGCGTTGGGACGGTTGGGGGATCGGCGGGCGTTTGCATCCGTGGCGGCCCGGCTGGAGGACAAGGAACAGGAGGTGCGCGAACAGGCCGCAGAAACCCTCGGCGTGGTGGGCGACGAAAGCGTGGTGGAGAAACTGGTGCTGACCTTGTTGGACCCGCACGCAGGCGTGCGTCAGGCTGCTGCCCGGGCCCTGCATCGGATTGACCCGGGTTGGCAGCGGTCGCCGCGGGTCCAGAGCCTTCTGCCCACGATCCAATCCGCGCTGGAACATCGCGACCCCGGCGTCCAGTTGGCTGCGGCCAGTCTCATCCGGCAGGTTACCGGTCTGACACCGGCGGAGCTGGCCCGGCAGGGGTCGCCCATGCAGCAGGCCCGGCGGCAACAGGCCGCCGCCCGCGCGCTGGAGATGTTGAGCGGCGACGAGGACCCGGCCATTCGGCTGGCGGCCGTACAAGCCCTCGGCCGCCTCGGCCTGACCGACAGTGTTCCCGCGCTTGAGGCCCGCCTGAACGATCCCAACCCATGGGTCGCCGCCGGCGCCCGGGAGGCTTTGCAGGGTTGCCATGCCCACTGA
- a CDS encoding alpha-ketoacid dehydrogenase subunit beta: MSITYLEAIREAQARALAEDPRVFIYGQDVGAFGGAFKATKNLARQFPGRVIDAPISEDAIVGFAVGAAIEGLRPIVEMQFADFSSVGFNQIVNQAATLYWRTGVPCPIVIRLPSGGTSGSGPFHSQTLEAIYAHFPGLIVVTPATVEDAYSLLLESVAVDDPVIFCEHKFLYYHLKAERLPTEALPLGKARIAREGRDLTVVAYSAMVHEALAAAEELREEGWELEVVDLRSVKPLDTDTVMASVARTGRLLCVGESWPWGGVTAEVIARVTSEGLSLLDAPPQRLNAKDTPIPYHPNLWAAHRPTARTIAHAARQLLQL, from the coding sequence ATGAGCATCACCTACCTCGAAGCCATTCGCGAAGCCCAGGCCCGGGCCCTGGCCGAGGACCCGCGGGTGTTCATTTACGGCCAGGACGTGGGCGCCTTCGGCGGGGCGTTCAAGGCCACCAAGAACCTTGCCCGACAGTTCCCCGGCCGCGTCATTGACGCGCCCATCAGCGAGGACGCCATCGTGGGCTTTGCCGTGGGGGCCGCCATCGAAGGACTGCGTCCCATCGTGGAAATGCAGTTTGCCGACTTCTCCAGCGTGGGCTTCAACCAGATCGTCAACCAGGCCGCCACTCTCTATTGGCGAACAGGGGTGCCCTGCCCCATCGTGATCCGGTTGCCCAGCGGAGGCACATCCGGCAGCGGCCCGTTCCACAGCCAGACGCTGGAGGCCATCTACGCCCATTTCCCCGGGTTGATTGTGGTCACACCGGCCACGGTGGAGGACGCCTACAGCCTGCTGCTGGAGTCCGTGGCCGTGGATGACCCGGTGATTTTTTGCGAGCACAAGTTTCTCTACTACCACCTGAAGGCGGAGCGCCTGCCCACCGAAGCCCTGCCCCTGGGCAAGGCACGGATCGCGCGCGAGGGACGTGACCTCACCGTGGTGGCCTACAGCGCCATGGTCCACGAAGCCCTCGCGGCCGCGGAGGAACTGCGCGAAGAAGGTTGGGAACTTGAAGTCGTGGATTTGCGTTCGGTCAAGCCCCTGGACACGGACACCGTGATGGCGTCGGTGGCCCGGACCGGTCGCCTGCTGTGTGTGGGCGAGTCGTGGCCCTGGGGCGGAGTTACCGCCGAGGTCATTGCCCGGGTCACCAGCGAGGGCTTGTCCCTGCTGGATGCACCGCCGCAACGTCTCAACGCCAAGGACACACCCATTCCCTATCATCCGAACCTGTGGGCTGCGCATCGCCCCACGGCCCGAACCATAGCCCACGCAGCACGACAACTCCTGCAACTCTGA
- a CDS encoding DMT family transporter produces the protein MWAACLTTFLWACSAVFAVRSARLLGGTEANFWRLTLALGLLGLWAVTAGHGLCNGAWTWFAWSGLVGIGLGDTAMFQALPRLGSRLTILLIACLTPPMAALMEWHFLGTHLGPAALGFGVWTLLGVGMALVPKKGTETHPQAVPGVLWALTSAFLGAVGAVLNRVAFTRSAALDMVPDGGTAAFLRVLGGYGVVVAAWRLAVAGRTRNPAGGVDSVSEVRRLRRQAIPWVLGNAIFGLVLGVSSYQWALSQLPAGVVLAITSLTPLTIIPLAWWMEGDRPTIRAVAGALVAVSGVVGLVLTW, from the coding sequence ATGTGGGCGGCCTGTCTAACCACATTCCTCTGGGCCTGCTCGGCCGTGTTTGCCGTGCGGTCAGCCCGGCTTCTGGGCGGCACCGAGGCCAACTTCTGGCGTCTGACCCTTGCCCTGGGCCTGCTGGGACTTTGGGCTGTCACAGCCGGACACGGCCTCTGCAACGGGGCATGGACCTGGTTTGCGTGGAGCGGATTGGTCGGCATTGGATTGGGTGACACCGCCATGTTTCAGGCACTGCCGCGCCTCGGCTCCCGACTCACCATCCTGTTGATCGCATGTTTGACTCCGCCCATGGCGGCCTTGATGGAATGGCATTTTCTTGGGACCCACCTCGGCCCGGCGGCGCTCGGGTTCGGGGTCTGGACCTTGTTGGGCGTGGGCATGGCCCTGGTGCCCAAAAAGGGAACCGAGACGCATCCCCAGGCCGTCCCGGGGGTGCTATGGGCCCTGACTTCGGCGTTCCTGGGGGCCGTGGGCGCGGTACTGAACCGCGTGGCGTTTACAAGGTCTGCGGCGCTCGACATGGTTCCCGATGGCGGAACGGCGGCATTCCTGCGGGTCCTGGGGGGGTACGGTGTGGTGGTGGCCGCATGGCGCCTGGCCGTGGCAGGCCGCACTCGAAACCCAGCCGGCGGAGTGGATTCGGTGTCCGAGGTCCGGCGCCTACGCCGGCAAGCCATTCCCTGGGTCCTGGGAAACGCAATCTTTGGACTGGTGCTCGGTGTCAGTTCCTACCAATGGGCACTGTCCCAGCTGCCGGCCGGCGTGGTGCTCGCCATCACCAGCCTGACCCCCCTGACCATCATTCCGCTGGCATGGTGGATGGAAGGCGACCGGCCCACCATCAGGGCCGTTGCGGGCGCTCTGGTGGCGGTCTCCGGCGTGGTGGGACTGGTGCTGACATGGTAG
- a CDS encoding thiamine pyrophosphate-dependent dehydrogenase E1 component subunit alpha, whose protein sequence is MLQETCSAQAALADTSLQGLCRRAYRFMLLARIAEDKLASLYRAGKIHGGVFLGRGQEALSVAGALALREGDVYAPLIRDAAGRLAFGEPLVDLFRTYLGSRLGPMRGRDGNVHRGYPRRGYLPMISHLGAMISVVNGALFAKRYRGETGRVGLACLGEGGTSTGAFHEAVNQAAVERLPLVLVIANNQYAYSTPTSRQFACKDLADRAPGYGIEAHRVDGTDLIACLECLQRAVARAREGGGPQMVVAQLLRLAGHGEHDDATYMDPRLREMPFGRDCLPVAEQQLLERGFATAAELDAWRLEAQQQVEATVAQVQQEPAPDPRLEDWRALATAHLVEAPHGWESLPLHSRDALPA, encoded by the coding sequence ATGCTACAGGAAACGTGCAGCGCGCAGGCCGCGCTGGCGGACACCTCGCTCCAGGGGCTTTGCCGACGGGCGTATCGGTTCATGTTGCTGGCCCGCATCGCCGAGGACAAGCTGGCCAGCCTGTACCGAGCGGGAAAAATCCACGGGGGCGTCTTTCTGGGTCGCGGCCAGGAGGCCCTGAGCGTGGCCGGCGCCCTGGCGTTGCGGGAAGGGGACGTTTACGCACCCCTGATCCGCGACGCCGCCGGGCGGCTGGCCTTTGGGGAGCCGTTGGTGGACCTGTTCCGCACCTATCTGGGCTCCCGGCTCGGCCCCATGCGCGGCCGCGACGGCAACGTGCACCGGGGGTACCCGAGGCGGGGTTACCTGCCCATGATCAGTCATCTGGGCGCGATGATCTCGGTGGTGAACGGCGCCCTGTTTGCCAAGCGGTATCGGGGCGAGACCGGTCGCGTGGGCCTGGCCTGCCTTGGAGAAGGGGGCACCTCCACCGGGGCCTTCCATGAAGCCGTAAACCAGGCAGCGGTGGAACGGCTGCCGTTGGTGCTGGTCATCGCAAACAACCAGTACGCCTACTCCACCCCCACCAGCCGCCAGTTCGCCTGCAAGGATCTGGCGGATCGCGCCCCCGGCTACGGCATTGAGGCACATCGCGTGGACGGCACGGACCTGATTGCCTGCCTCGAATGTCTGCAGCGGGCCGTGGCGCGCGCCCGCGAGGGGGGCGGCCCCCAAATGGTGGTGGCCCAGTTGCTGCGGCTGGCCGGTCACGGCGAGCACGACGACGCCACCTACATGGACCCGCGCCTGCGGGAAATGCCGTTCGGACGCGATTGTCTTCCCGTGGCAGAACAGCAGTTATTGGAACGCGGTTTCGCCACGGCCGCTGAACTGGACGCCTGGCGGCTGGAAGCCCAGCAACAGGTGGAAGCCACGGTGGCACAGGTGCAACAGGAGCCCGCGCCGGATCCGCGCCTGGAAGACTGGCGCGCCCTGGCCACCGCGCACCTGGTCGAGGCACCTCACGGGTGGGAGTCCCTGCCCCTCCATTCACGGGATGCATTGCCGGCATGA
- the folE2 gene encoding GTP cyclohydrolase FolE2, producing the protein MSVRARTERSTEFTPAAPSRAGGQDPAELYDKQNERDHRELRIEKVGVRGLRFPIEVRDKAHARQHTVATIGMFVDLPKEFKGTHMSRFLEVLNAHGNVVHVENIPDILFAMQKKFHAATSHLEMEFPYFMTKVAPVSRLPSLMDYTARFDAAACGSEIDFVLTVKANVTTLCPCSKAISSRGAHNQRGTVTVAVRFRKPVWIEDLIAIIESSASCDLYALLKRRDEKFVTEKAYDNPVFVEDLVRNVALRLNEHPDITWYRVEAENHESIHNHNAYACLERRRESAPATSGKRRNR; encoded by the coding sequence ATGTCGGTCAGAGCCAGGACAGAACGGTCCACGGAATTCACCCCTGCGGCCCCGTCCCGGGCCGGTGGGCAGGATCCGGCGGAGTTGTACGACAAGCAAAACGAGCGGGACCATCGCGAACTTCGCATCGAGAAGGTGGGTGTGCGGGGGCTGCGTTTCCCGATTGAGGTGCGGGACAAGGCGCACGCGCGGCAGCATACCGTGGCCACCATCGGGATGTTTGTGGACCTGCCGAAGGAGTTCAAGGGCACGCACATGAGCCGGTTTCTGGAGGTTTTGAACGCGCACGGCAATGTGGTCCACGTGGAGAACATCCCGGACATTCTGTTTGCGATGCAGAAAAAGTTCCACGCCGCGACCTCGCACCTCGAGATGGAATTTCCGTACTTCATGACCAAGGTTGCGCCGGTGTCGCGTCTGCCCAGCCTGATGGATTACACCGCGCGGTTCGACGCCGCGGCGTGCGGATCGGAGATCGACTTCGTGCTGACGGTGAAGGCCAATGTGACCACGTTGTGTCCGTGTTCGAAGGCCATCAGCAGTCGGGGCGCCCACAACCAGCGCGGGACCGTCACCGTGGCCGTGCGGTTCCGCAAACCGGTGTGGATCGAGGATCTGATCGCCATCATCGAGAGTTCGGCCAGCTGTGATTTGTACGCGTTGTTGAAACGGCGCGACGAGAAGTTCGTCACCGAGAAGGCCTACGACAATCCGGTGTTTGTGGAGGACCTGGTGAGGAACGTGGCCCTGCGCCTGAACGAGCACCCCGACATCACCTGGTACCGTGTGGAGGCCGAAAACCACGAAAGCATCCACAACCACAACGCGTACGCCTGCCTGGAACGGCGACGCGAGTCCGCGCCCGCCACGTCTGGAAAACGCCGGAACCGTTGA
- a CDS encoding ATP-dependent helicase, translating to MAQEYVLRPFATSTRLRIDYERELNPQQREAVMSPPGPALVIAGAGSGKTRTLTYRVAFLLEQGVPPDRILLLTFTNKAAREMLQRVETLLGRLPGSLWGGTFHAIGHRILRLHAERLGYPANFGILDREDARHLLNTCLRDKVPEARRKHFPRAEVLAEIFSLAANLRLSLAEVVGRYFDYFEPLLNTITEVHRLYEERKRAAQVMDFDDLLVRWLELLEQHPDAREYWQRRFLFLLVDEYQDTNVVQSAVVDLLAARHHNLMVVGDDAQSIYGWRGADARNILEFPNRYPEARVFKIETNYRSTPEILQVANAVIRANRHQFPKVLVAVRPAGPRPAVVACLDDSQQAAFVAQRVMELREAGTSLDRIAVLYRAHHHALELQMELTRRQIPFTITSGLRFLEQAHMKDVTAHLRLVVNPLDSVAFQRVVQMLPGIGERGAARLWESFRTQWLARQTGLQAGAVPAAGASVSACLRACQREVGRKAAAAWEELARLVTKLEDPELRRRPGQMIRTVLQEGYEEYLKLNYPNYRSRREDLEQLALYADGFDDVYDFLAQTALLTNVEAEDEQPGGWKPDRLRLSTVHQAKGLEFDVVFVIMLCEGMFPSARALEEEEGEEEERRLFYVAVTRARNELYLTYPLLHRARSADAAPVQTPSRFLREIPAELVETWELRPPVW from the coding sequence ATGGCGCAAGAGTACGTACTTCGGCCCTTTGCGACCTCGACGCGGCTGCGGATTGATTACGAGCGCGAGCTGAATCCCCAGCAACGCGAAGCGGTCATGTCGCCGCCCGGTCCGGCCCTGGTGATCGCCGGAGCCGGCAGCGGCAAAACCCGTACGCTGACCTATCGCGTGGCCTTCCTCCTGGAGCAGGGTGTGCCACCGGACCGAATCCTGCTCCTGACCTTCACCAACAAAGCCGCGCGCGAGATGTTGCAGCGGGTTGAAACCCTGTTGGGCCGGCTGCCGGGATCGCTCTGGGGCGGGACCTTCCACGCCATCGGCCACCGAATCCTGCGCCTGCACGCCGAGCGCCTAGGGTACCCGGCCAATTTCGGCATCCTGGACCGCGAAGATGCCCGTCATTTGCTTAACACCTGTCTCCGGGACAAGGTGCCGGAGGCCCGGCGCAAACACTTTCCCAGGGCCGAGGTGCTGGCGGAGATCTTTTCGCTGGCGGCCAACCTGCGGCTGTCGTTGGCCGAAGTGGTGGGCCGGTACTTTGACTACTTCGAGCCGTTGTTGAACACCATCACCGAGGTTCACCGGTTGTACGAAGAACGGAAACGGGCCGCACAGGTCATGGATTTCGACGACCTGCTGGTGCGGTGGCTGGAGCTGCTGGAGCAGCACCCGGACGCACGGGAGTACTGGCAGCGCCGGTTCCTCTTCCTGCTGGTGGACGAGTATCAGGACACCAACGTGGTCCAGAGCGCCGTGGTGGACCTGCTGGCGGCGCGGCACCACAATTTGATGGTGGTGGGCGACGACGCCCAGAGCATCTACGGCTGGCGGGGCGCGGATGCCCGAAACATCCTGGAATTCCCCAACCGCTACCCCGAAGCGCGGGTGTTCAAGATCGAGACCAACTACCGCAGCACGCCGGAAATCCTCCAGGTGGCCAATGCCGTCATTCGGGCCAATCGGCACCAGTTCCCCAAGGTCCTGGTGGCGGTGCGACCGGCCGGCCCCCGCCCGGCCGTCGTCGCGTGTCTGGACGACTCCCAACAGGCCGCCTTTGTCGCGCAGCGGGTGATGGAGTTGCGCGAGGCCGGCACTTCACTGGATCGCATCGCCGTGCTGTACCGGGCGCATCACCACGCGCTGGAACTCCAGATGGAACTGACCCGCCGCCAGATCCCGTTCACCATCACCAGCGGGCTCCGGTTTCTTGAGCAGGCACACATGAAGGACGTTACGGCGCACCTGCGGCTGGTGGTGAACCCGCTGGACAGCGTGGCGTTCCAACGGGTGGTGCAGATGCTGCCCGGCATCGGGGAGCGGGGCGCGGCCCGGCTTTGGGAAAGTTTCCGGACCCAATGGCTGGCAAGGCAGACGGGGTTGCAGGCCGGCGCCGTGCCCGCGGCCGGGGCTTCCGTGTCCGCCTGCCTGCGTGCCTGCCAGAGGGAGGTGGGCCGGAAGGCCGCAGCAGCATGGGAAGAACTCGCCCGGCTGGTGACGAAATTGGAGGACCCGGAGCTGCGCCGGCGACCGGGCCAGATGATCCGCACCGTCCTGCAGGAAGGGTACGAGGAGTACCTGAAGCTGAACTACCCCAACTACCGGTCCCGCCGCGAGGATTTGGAACAGTTGGCCCTGTACGCCGACGGATTTGACGACGTGTACGATTTTCTCGCCCAGACGGCCCTGCTCACCAACGTGGAGGCCGAGGATGAGCAGCCCGGGGGATGGAAACCGGACCGGCTGCGCCTCTCAACGGTTCATCAGGCCAAGGGACTCGAATTCGACGTGGTGTTCGTAATCATGCTGTGCGAAGGGATGTTCCCCTCGGCACGCGCACTGGAAGAGGAGGAAGGCGAGGAGGAGGAACGCCGACTCTTCTACGTGGCCGTGACCCGGGCACGGAATGAATTGTACCTGACCTACCCGCTGCTGCATCGGGCACGTTCAGCCGACGCGGCCCCCGTGCAAACGCCGTCCCGGTTCTTGCGAGAAATCCCGGCGGAGCTGGTTGAAACCTGGGAACTGCGCCCGCCGGTTTGGTGA
- a CDS encoding response regulator, which translates to MPTEPANPTRSASPATERRRVLFVDDDTAFLDTVTELMSELSGGTWEILTARNASEAFQILQQRPVDLVVLDVEMQAIDGVQVLSLLNRSHPQLQKAVLTGYATENYRAACLAQGAELFLEKPSTPEGWASVHAALQQLLDFPPERGFRGVLRKVGLTEILQMECLGRSSSVLEVTAGALTGRIYVEEGQIVHAELGEHTGEAAFQRILALPGGQFVVHPLGQVPARTIRNSWEFLLMEAARVQDELRAELAGAVEERAGQPTSSVAGPEPVPAAPGQPAVGAVPEPAVPDQAPGPAHAPSLGAGVSGGTGTPEPSAGPVSGVEEAPPPPASAVVICDDQGRLLYEWQCPDHAAWINLLEFVSQKARRLAPAEEFGGFDRLEVFEESARCVILLRPGFAAGFVFGSESLVPSGRATGSARLRENPGAWAEWLRQRSREPGVVLRVIRFPDRTVVSDLDARDFSTAWLDHLGRAILDTYEVLQAHHMRPLRLRWRYERVTVDCARRDTGAVLMLFSHTAGRVDPAPVAATLESFRTAPSVE; encoded by the coding sequence ATGCCCACTGAACCGGCCAATCCCACGCGTTCCGCCAGCCCGGCCACCGAACGCCGGCGGGTGTTGTTTGTGGACGATGACACCGCGTTCCTGGACACGGTGACCGAGTTGATGTCGGAACTGAGCGGCGGTACCTGGGAGATCCTCACGGCCCGAAACGCCAGCGAGGCGTTTCAAATCCTGCAACAACGGCCCGTGGACCTGGTTGTGCTCGATGTGGAGATGCAGGCCATTGACGGCGTGCAGGTGCTGTCGCTGTTGAATCGCAGTCATCCCCAGCTCCAGAAAGCCGTGCTGACCGGTTACGCCACGGAGAATTATCGAGCCGCATGCCTGGCTCAGGGGGCCGAGCTGTTTCTGGAGAAACCTTCCACACCGGAGGGCTGGGCATCGGTCCACGCGGCACTCCAGCAGCTGCTGGATTTTCCGCCCGAACGAGGTTTTCGGGGCGTGCTCCGCAAGGTGGGGTTGACTGAAATCCTGCAGATGGAGTGTCTCGGTCGGAGCTCCTCGGTGTTGGAGGTCACCGCCGGAGCGCTCACCGGGCGGATCTACGTCGAGGAGGGCCAGATCGTCCATGCCGAGCTCGGGGAACACACCGGCGAGGCCGCATTCCAACGGATTTTGGCGTTGCCGGGCGGGCAGTTTGTAGTCCACCCGTTGGGTCAGGTACCGGCGCGGACCATCCGGAACTCGTGGGAATTTTTGCTCATGGAGGCGGCGCGGGTGCAGGATGAGCTGCGGGCCGAGCTGGCGGGAGCCGTGGAGGAGAGGGCCGGACAACCCACCTCCTCCGTGGCAGGTCCGGAGCCGGTACCGGCGGCTCCGGGGCAACCGGCCGTGGGCGCCGTGCCCGAGCCGGCCGTACCGGATCAGGCACCCGGGCCGGCCCACGCACCGTCCCTGGGTGCCGGGGTATCCGGTGGGACCGGCACCCCGGAACCATCCGCCGGGCCTGTTTCGGGCGTTGAAGAGGCCCCGCCGCCACCGGCCTCCGCCGTGGTGATCTGTGATGACCAGGGCCGGCTGCTGTATGAGTGGCAGTGCCCCGATCATGCGGCCTGGATCAACCTGCTGGAGTTTGTCTCCCAAAAGGCGCGTCGGCTGGCGCCGGCGGAGGAATTTGGCGGGTTTGACCGTTTGGAGGTGTTTGAGGAGTCAGCGCGGTGTGTGATCCTCTTGCGCCCCGGTTTTGCGGCAGGTTTTGTGTTCGGGAGCGAATCGCTCGTGCCGTCCGGCCGGGCCACCGGCTCCGCTCGTTTACGGGAAAACCCCGGTGCCTGGGCCGAATGGTTGCGGCAGCGGTCGAGGGAACCCGGGGTGGTCTTGCGGGTCATCCGGTTCCCCGACCGCACGGTGGTCTCCGACCTTGACGCCCGGGATTTCTCCACGGCCTGGTTGGATCACCTCGGGCGGGCCATCCTGGACACGTACGAGGTCCTGCAGGCGCATCACATGCGACCGTTGCGCCTGCGCTGGAGGTATGAACGGGTCACGGTGGACTGTGCCCGGCGGGACACAGGCGCGGTGTTGATGTTGTTCAGCCACACCGCCGGGCGGGTGGACCCGGCGCCGGTGGCGGCCACGCTGGAGAGTTTTCGGACGGCCCCGTCGGTCGAATGA
- a CDS encoding 2-oxo acid dehydrogenase subunit E2 — translation MPEIPIIMPQLGESIAEAMIVNFLVREGDRVEADQDIIEVETNKAAMNVTSPCRGVIRRFTVKVGDSYPVGAVLGYIEATAEDAARAGLQPAPDAPAAQADPAPVTALPATPTATDRVQPTVRGLPVPANATGAGYMSPRLKARMAELGLHAADLAGVAGSGAGGRVTIQDFERFLAGLEQHRITPASPMRVSVADAMRRSWTRPLATVGLPFRLDPILAHRKRSGVKASPTLYAIRALALALAENSAPAGRLIGNRIVHPRAIDIGWAVEVEDGVLVPVLRNVDQRRLEELVPHYEHLLELARQRRLPAEASGGSIATVTNFGTFGLTWATPIPLPEQTLVLGVGASRRVPHWSHSKQQFIPVWEANLTLSFDHRVLDGGAAGRLLTRVAEFLSRPDQL, via the coding sequence ATGCCGGAGATCCCCATCATCATGCCCCAGTTGGGCGAGTCCATCGCCGAAGCCATGATCGTCAATTTCCTGGTCCGCGAGGGCGACCGCGTCGAAGCCGACCAGGACATCATCGAGGTGGAAACCAACAAGGCGGCCATGAACGTGACCTCGCCCTGCCGGGGCGTAATCCGGCGGTTCACGGTCAAGGTGGGCGACAGCTACCCCGTGGGGGCCGTGTTGGGTTACATCGAGGCAACCGCGGAGGACGCCGCCCGCGCCGGTCTTCAACCCGCCCCCGACGCGCCCGCTGCCCAGGCCGACCCGGCCCCGGTCACGGCCCTACCGGCCACACCCACGGCCACCGACCGGGTCCAGCCCACCGTGCGCGGCCTGCCCGTGCCCGCCAACGCCACCGGCGCCGGCTACATGTCCCCGCGCCTCAAAGCCCGCATGGCCGAACTGGGCCTCCACGCAGCCGACCTGGCCGGCGTGGCGGGCAGTGGTGCCGGCGGGCGCGTCACCATCCAGGATTTCGAACGGTTCCTGGCCGGTCTGGAGCAACATCGCATCACCCCGGCCTCGCCCATGCGCGTCAGCGTGGCCGACGCCATGCGCCGGAGCTGGACGCGTCCCCTGGCCACCGTGGGCCTTCCGTTCCGGCTCGATCCCATCCTGGCGCATCGCAAGCGCAGCGGCGTCAAGGCCAGTCCCACCCTCTACGCCATCCGCGCGCTGGCCCTGGCCCTGGCCGAAAACAGTGCCCCGGCCGGACGACTCATCGGTAACCGGATTGTCCATCCCAGGGCCATTGACATCGGCTGGGCCGTGGAAGTCGAGGACGGTGTCCTGGTCCCCGTCCTGCGGAATGTGGACCAACGCCGGCTGGAAGAGTTGGTGCCGCACTACGAACACCTCCTGGAGTTGGCCCGGCAACGGCGCCTGCCCGCAGAAGCCTCCGGTGGGAGCATTGCCACGGTCACCAACTTTGGCACCTTCGGCCTTACCTGGGCCACCCCCATTCCACTTCCGGAACAAACGCTCGTTCTCGGTGTGGGGGCCAGTCGGCGCGTGCCCCACTGGAGCCACAGCAAACAGCAATTCATCCCCGTCTGGGAGGCCAACCTCACCCTCAGCTTCGATCACCGCGTCCTGGACGGCGGTGCCGCGGGCCGGCTTCTCACCCGGGTGGCCGAGTTTCTCTCCCGCCCCGATCAGTTGTAA